The following DNA comes from Sphingopyxis sp. BSN-002.
GTAGAGGCGAAGCAGGATCGGCGTCATGGCGGAACCTTCGGCAAAGTGCAGCCATTCGAGATGGCTGATATGCTCGTCGGTACCGCGCGGAGGGACGAGGTCGCCGCCGCCATGCCGTTCGCACAGATATTCGGTAATCGCACCCGATTCGGTGATCACGCGGCCATTATCCTCGATCACCGGAGATTTTCCGAGCGGGTGTATGGCAAGCAGTTCAGGCGGCGCGAGGTTGGTGACGGGATCTCGGTCATAATATTTGACCTCGTATGGCGCTCCGATCTCTTCGAGCAGCCAAAGGATGCGCTGCGAGCGGCTGTTGTTGAGGTGATGGACGATCAGGGTCATCGCGTGTCTCCTTGAGGGGCCGGATTATAAATGCCGTTGCGGTCGATCAGCGCCGCAAGTTCACGCACCAGCTTGGCGCCGAGAATCGCGGTGACATCCCCGATATCCCGGCCGGGATGATGCTCGACGATGTCGGCGCCGACGATCGGCGCGGTTTGCTTGTGCAACACCGCGAGTACCTCCCGAACCGTCAGCCCGCCTGGCTCGGGATGCGCGACGCCCGGCGCTGCGGAGGGGTCGAGCCCGTCGAGGTCGATCGAAATATAGAGTGGGCCATCGAGCACCGGCACCGCATCCGGGGAGAAGCCGGTCATCGGGATAACCTCCACCCCGAAGCGCGCGGCCTGTGCGCGGCAATGACCGTTGAGCGTGCGGATGCCGACCTGCACGAGCCGCTTTGCGTGTCCGGCTTCGCAGATCCGCGCGAAAGGTGAGGCGTGGCTACGCGGATTTCCGCCGAAATCATCATAGAGATCGGGATGGGCGTCGAAGTGAAGGATTGTCACCGCGCCATGACAGGTCGCCGCAGCCTCGACGAGTGGAAAGGTCACGGCATGATCGCCGCCGAGCGCCAGCGGGACCTCGCCATCTTCGTGCAACATTGCGACATGGCGCCGGATCGCCGCATCGTCGCGCGGAGTGTCTTCGACAAGCGGTAAAT
Coding sequences within:
- the speB gene encoding agmatinase yields the protein MPAIRLFGLPTDINSSFERGAAAGPAAIRAALHSDRGNLASELGPEIGVDIAFADDGDLPLVEDTPRDDAAIRRHVAMLHEDGEVPLALGGDHAVTFPLVEAAATCHGAVTILHFDAHPDLYDDFGGNPRSHASPFARICEAGHAKRLVQVGIRTLNGHCRAQAARFGVEVIPMTGFSPDAVPVLDGPLYISIDLDGLDPSAAPGVAHPEPGGLTVREVLAVLHKQTAPIVGADIVEHHPGRDIGDVTAILGAKLVRELAALIDRNGIYNPAPQGDTR
- a CDS encoding glutathione S-transferase; the protein is MTLIVHHLNNSRSQRILWLLEEIGAPYEVKYYDRDPVTNLAPPELLAIHPLGKSPVIEDNGRVITESGAITEYLCERHGGGDLVPPRGTDEHISHLEWLHFAEGSAMTPILLRLYTARIGEAAAVIEPRIAQQLDSHFAYMESRVGPNGHFIGDSLSAADIMLSFPAEIAIMQGMAPRYPKLADFVNRCHDRPAWRRAREKGGAYYGY